The DNA window GGAGATAACGCGATAAATTCGCTTCATCTCTTCCGACACCTTGCGCATGGCCTGGTCCAAGCCCAGGCCCGCTTCCACGCAAACCACCATCAAGTCCAGAGCGTCGGGCAGACCCAGAAAGATCGCCTCCTTGCGCTTCTTGATGATTAGCAGCAGCACGAGATCGGGCAGATAAAACAGCGCACCGGCGATCAGGAGCGTGGTCATCGTCGACTTCTGGCTGAAATTGCCGAGAAACAACATCGTGGAACCGCTGCCGAACAGGCCCACGATAAGCCCCAGGAATTTGAAACCCAGGAAGACCGTCGTGGCCGCTTCGCTGCGGAAGCCGGCGTTGGAAAGACGCAGCTTGATTTTGCTGGCTTCCAGCTCACTCTTGGGTTGCAAGGGCGCGGCCAGCGCGGGCGAGGCCGCCTCGAGCACCTTGGTCATGGCGTCTTGTTTCTTGGTGACGCTGGCTGTCTCGCGGCGGCGCAGCCCTGGATTTTTCAACTCGTCCAGTCGTTGCACGGCGCGCGGCCGACCGGTGGCGAAAAAATCGAGCACCCACCAGGCGGTCACGGCAAACAGGCCGAAAATGGCCAGCGGCAATAACTGCGCGAAATCGACAAGGTCTGCAAAGATCACGTCTTACACCTTGATGTTGATGATCTTGCGAATGACAAGTGCGCCCAAGACCTGCATGACCACCGCACCGGCCAGCATTTTCTTGCCCATCGGATCGGTGAATAGCATCATCACGTAGTCGGGATTGAGCCGGTACACCGCCAAAAACAATACCGGCGGCAGGCCCAGCAACACGACGCCAGAGAGGCGACCTTCGCCGGTCAGAGCTTGCACTTGGCCCCAAATCTTGAATCGTTCGCGAACGATGTAACCGATCTTGTCGAGGATCTCGGCCAGGTCACCGCCTGTCTGGCGTTGTAGCACGATGGCCGTAGCAAAAAACTTCAGGTCCAGGTTGGGCACGCGTTCGGTAAGTCCGGACAGCGAATCATCCATGGGAATGCCCAAGTTCTGTTCTTCGAATACGCGACCGAATTCCTTGCCGATGGGGGCCGGCATCTCCTCGCGGACCAAATTGAATCCCGAGCCCAGACTGTGACCGGCACGCAGCGCGCGGGCGATCAGCTCCAGCGCGTCCGGAAGCTGCACGGCGAAAGCCTTCATGCGCCGGCCGCGGCGGAACGTCAACCAAAGAAGCGGTAGTGCCGCCATCGCGGCCGCACCCACAGGTGTCGCAACGGGCGGAAAGCCGGCAACCATCGAGGCGAACGCTCCTACCAGCGCCAGCACGGCCGAGATCGCCAGCAGCTTGGACGGCGTGAGCGTCGTATCCGCTTGTTCGAACAACAGACGCAAATTGCCGAACCGCGTCAGCACGCCTTCCAGAATTCCGGAGCCGGCTTCCAGCGGACGTTGCAGCAGTCCGTTCCTGAGCAGCCCGTCTTTGGCGGCCGTGGCCGACGTTGCTCCGGTAAGAATATCGAGCCGCTGCTCGACACCTTTATCGCTCTTCTCGCGGAAGAACATCGCGATGCAGCCGACTAAGGCGGCGACACTCACGAATGCCGCGATCGATATCAATAAGGTTGGACTCATAGAATTCTTCGCAAGCCGAGGCTAAGGGCACTCTGAGGGTCGAAAACTCGGTGGCCGGTCCAGGTGCAGGATTTCGTCCTGCGGCCGCCGCGTGCTAATCCTCCATCATGATGCGCTGCCGGAAGGCGCTGGCAGGCAGACGCACGCCAGCCGACTCGAGTCGATCCATAAAGGCAGGCCGAATGCCGGTCGAGACGAATCGACCGCGTGCGCGCCCGTTTTCGTCGATCCCGTCTTGCACGTAATGATAGATGTCTTGCATCACGATCGTCTCTTGCTCCATGCCCAAGACTTCGGTGATGTGCGTGATTTTGCGGGGGCCGCCTTGCAGGCGGTTGGCTTGAATGATCACGTCGACCGCGCTCGATATCTGCTGCCGCATGGCCTTCAAGGGCAATTCGAAGCCGGCCATCGTGATCATGGTTTCAATACGGGCTACACCGTCGCGGGGGCTATTGGCGTGGATCGTGGTCAACGAACCTTCGTGGCCGGTGTTCATGGCTTGCAACATATCGAGCGTTTCGGCGCCGCGGCATTCGCCGATGATGATTCGCTCGGGCCGCATACGCAGGGCGTTGCGCACCAGGTCCGTGGCGGTGATGGCTCCCTTGCCTTCGATATTCGCCGGACGAGTTTCCAACCGCACTACGTGCTCTTGCTGCAGCTGCAACTCGGCGGCGTCCTCGATC is part of the Pirellulales bacterium genome and encodes:
- a CDS encoding type II secretion system F family protein → MIFADLVDFAQLLPLAIFGLFAVTAWWVLDFFATGRPRAVQRLDELKNPGLRRRETASVTKKQDAMTKVLEAASPALAAPLQPKSELEASKIKLRLSNAGFRSEAATTVFLGFKFLGLIVGLFGSGSTMLFLGNFSQKSTMTTLLIAGALFYLPDLVLLLIIKKRKEAIFLGLPDALDLMVVCVEAGLGLDQAMRKVSEEMKRIYRVISEEFALSNFQLQVGRARTEVLHELGVRTGVDDLRSLAAILIQADKFGSSIAQALRVQSDSMRTRRRQLAEEKAAKTAVKLIFPLVIFIFPGIFVILVGPAAITMVREMFPMMSGAGT
- a CDS encoding type II secretion system F family protein, whose amino-acid sequence is MSPTLLISIAAFVSVAALVGCIAMFFREKSDKGVEQRLDILTGATSATAAKDGLLRNGLLQRPLEAGSGILEGVLTRFGNLRLLFEQADTTLTPSKLLAISAVLALVGAFASMVAGFPPVATPVGAAAMAALPLLWLTFRRGRRMKAFAVQLPDALELIARALRAGHSLGSGFNLVREEMPAPIGKEFGRVFEEQNLGIPMDDSLSGLTERVPNLDLKFFATAIVLQRQTGGDLAEILDKIGYIVRERFKIWGQVQALTGEGRLSGVVLLGLPPVLFLAVYRLNPDYVMMLFTDPMGKKMLAGAVVMQVLGALVIRKIINIKV